A single region of the Variovorax paradoxus genome encodes:
- a CDS encoding Rne/Rng family ribonuclease, whose amino-acid sequence MKRMLINATQAEERRLAIVDGQKLLDYEIEIEGREQRKGNIYKAVVTRVEPSLEACFVDYGEDRHGFLPFKEISKQYFAEGVSANQARIQDVIKEGQELVVQVEKEERGNKGAALTTFISLAGRYVVLMPNNPRGGGVSRRIEGDDRTELKEAMDQLEYPKGMSIIARTAGIGRSAPELQWDLNYLLKLWTAIDGAAKGGKGAFLIYQESSLVIRAIRDYFNHDIGDILIDTDDIYDQAQQFMAHVMPEHAARVKRYRDDAALFSRFQIEHQIESAYARTVQLPSGGAIVIDHTEALVSVDVNSARAIKGGDIEETATRTNLEAADEVARQMRLRDLGGLIVIDFIDMDESKNRREVESRLRDALRQDRARVQFGSISKFGLMEMSRQRLKPALSEGSSIPCPRCGGSGHIRDTESSALQILRVIQEECLKDNTAAVHVQVPVEVASFLLNEKRPEIAKIELKQRVTVLMVPNKTLETPNYKLERLKHDDPRLDHIEASYKMADEIEDPTAVTRRSQEPTNKQTPVIKGVLPDAPAPVVPPKPEAVRTPAVAPAPVAPPVASAPAPAEMGFFARIKSWFGGSPAPAPAPAVIPVEAPKPARRDGGRSGRDGEARGARDGEQRRGGRGGEGRSENGGRSGGRDGERRGGRGGERRGEGREGREGRSGELRNEAALPREQREQRELREQREPREARGPREGEQRRGGRGERREGEGREARPASAELIDGNLEAQQLAPGATAGNEGNATAERAPRGRGDRRERGERGERADRGEQRNGGDAPREASSGDSASAQDDSQAERAPRNGREERGQRGERNDGRRERRGEGQPRFANGDAQAPADEATAVAPGAEGETDANDQAPRREGEERRGRSRDRYGRDRRERGPRDESEANVADASADSTVAEPIEARAAVPEEESRAPAAPRSYFDRPTTAPAPIAPPVVAPVETVAPVATFAPAPVVAPIAVEKSSSSKPAANGRALPKVQPFELPLNELAQIAERSGLQWVNSDAERIAQARAAIAAEPKPVHVPRERPPAITLDEGPLVLVETRRELSAMTLPFEKASTDAQGVN is encoded by the coding sequence ATGAAGCGGATGCTGATCAATGCCACGCAGGCCGAAGAACGCCGCCTGGCCATCGTCGACGGGCAAAAGCTCCTCGACTACGAAATCGAGATCGAAGGGCGCGAACAGCGCAAGGGCAACATCTACAAGGCCGTCGTCACGCGGGTCGAGCCATCGCTCGAAGCCTGTTTCGTCGACTACGGCGAAGACCGCCACGGCTTTCTGCCGTTCAAGGAAATCTCCAAGCAATACTTCGCCGAAGGCGTTTCCGCCAACCAGGCCCGCATCCAGGACGTCATCAAGGAAGGCCAGGAACTGGTCGTCCAGGTCGAAAAGGAAGAACGCGGCAACAAGGGCGCGGCCCTCACCACCTTCATCTCGCTGGCCGGCCGCTATGTGGTGCTGATGCCCAACAACCCCCGCGGCGGCGGCGTGAGCCGACGCATCGAGGGCGACGACCGCACCGAACTCAAGGAGGCGATGGACCAGCTCGAATACCCGAAGGGCATGAGCATCATCGCGCGCACCGCCGGCATCGGCCGCTCTGCGCCCGAACTCCAGTGGGACCTGAACTACCTGCTCAAGCTCTGGACCGCCATCGACGGCGCGGCCAAGGGCGGCAAGGGCGCCTTCCTGATCTATCAGGAATCCTCGCTCGTCATTCGCGCCATCCGTGACTATTTCAATCACGACATCGGCGACATCCTGATCGACACCGACGACATCTACGACCAGGCGCAGCAGTTCATGGCGCATGTCATGCCCGAGCATGCCGCCCGCGTGAAGCGCTACCGCGACGACGCGGCGCTGTTCAGCCGCTTCCAGATCGAGCACCAGATCGAGTCGGCCTACGCCCGCACCGTGCAGCTGCCCTCGGGCGGCGCCATCGTGATCGACCACACCGAGGCGCTGGTCTCGGTCGACGTGAACTCGGCGCGCGCCATCAAGGGCGGCGACATCGAAGAAACCGCCACTCGCACCAACCTCGAAGCCGCCGACGAAGTGGCCCGCCAGATGCGCCTGCGCGACCTGGGCGGCCTGATCGTCATCGACTTCATCGACATGGACGAGTCGAAGAACCGCCGCGAAGTCGAAAGCCGCCTGCGCGACGCGCTGCGGCAAGACCGCGCCCGCGTGCAGTTCGGCTCGATCAGCAAGTTCGGCCTGATGGAAATGAGCCGCCAGCGCCTGAAGCCGGCGCTCAGCGAAGGCTCGTCGATCCCCTGCCCCCGCTGCGGCGGCTCGGGCCACATCCGCGACACCGAATCGAGCGCGCTGCAAATCCTGCGCGTCATCCAGGAAGAGTGCCTGAAGGACAACACGGCTGCCGTGCACGTTCAGGTGCCGGTCGAAGTGGCGTCATTCCTGCTGAACGAAAAGCGCCCTGAAATCGCCAAGATCGAACTGAAGCAGCGCGTCACTGTGCTGATGGTGCCCAACAAGACGCTCGAAACGCCCAACTACAAGCTCGAACGCCTGAAGCACGACGATCCGCGCCTCGACCACATCGAAGCCAGCTACAAGATGGCCGACGAGATCGAAGACCCGACGGCCGTCACGCGCCGTTCGCAGGAACCCACCAACAAGCAGACGCCGGTCATCAAGGGCGTGCTGCCCGACGCGCCGGCGCCCGTGGTGCCGCCCAAGCCCGAAGCCGTGCGCACACCGGCCGTTGCCCCGGCGCCGGTTGCACCGCCCGTGGCAAGCGCACCCGCGCCGGCTGAAATGGGCTTCTTCGCCCGCATCAAGAGCTGGTTCGGCGGCTCGCCGGCGCCGGCGCCCGCACCGGCCGTGATTCCCGTCGAAGCGCCGAAGCCCGCACGCCGTGATGGCGGCCGCTCCGGCCGTGACGGCGAAGCACGCGGCGCCCGCGACGGCGAGCAGCGCCGCGGTGGCCGCGGCGGCGAAGGCCGCAGCGAAAACGGTGGCCGTTCCGGCGGCCGCGATGGCGAACGCCGCGGCGGTCGCGGCGGCGAGCGCCGTGGTGAAGGACGTGAAGGCCGCGAAGGCCGCAGCGGTGAACTGCGCAACGAAGCCGCGCTGCCGCGCGAGCAACGTGAACAGCGCGAGCTCCGCGAACAACGCGAACCCCGTGAAGCACGCGGTCCGCGCGAAGGCGAACAACGCCGTGGTGGCCGCGGCGAGCGCCGCGAAGGCGAAGGCCGCGAAGCACGGCCCGCATCGGCCGAGCTGATCGACGGCAACCTCGAGGCGCAGCAATTGGCACCCGGCGCGACGGCCGGCAACGAAGGCAACGCCACGGCAGAACGCGCGCCCCGCGGCCGCGGCGACCGCCGGGAACGTGGCGAGCGCGGTGAACGCGCCGACCGCGGCGAACAGCGCAACGGCGGCGACGCACCGCGTGAAGCCTCCAGTGGCGACTCCGCTTCCGCACAGGACGATTCGCAAGCCGAGCGCGCACCGCGCAACGGCCGTGAAGAGCGCGGCCAGCGTGGCGAGCGCAACGACGGCCGCCGCGAACGCCGCGGCGAAGGCCAGCCGCGTTTCGCCAACGGCGATGCACAGGCACCCGCCGACGAGGCAACTGCCGTCGCTCCAGGCGCTGAAGGCGAAACCGATGCCAACGATCAGGCACCGCGCCGTGAAGGCGAAGAGCGCCGCGGCCGTTCGCGCGACCGTTATGGCCGCGACCGCCGCGAACGCGGCCCGCGCGACGAAAGCGAAGCCAATGTGGCCGACGCATCGGCCGACAGCACCGTGGCCGAGCCGATCGAAGCCCGCGCCGCGGTGCCCGAAGAAGAATCGCGTGCACCCGCCGCACCGCGGAGCTACTTCGACCGCCCCACAACGGCGCCTGCGCCGATTGCTCCTCCGGTGGTGGCACCCGTGGAAACCGTTGCACCGGTGGCAACCTTCGCTCCTGCTCCCGTCGTGGCACCGATTGCCGTCGAGAAGAGCAGCAGCAGCAAGCCCGCCGCCAACGGCCGTGCCTTGCCGAAGGTTCAGCCCTTCGAACTGCCGTTGAACGAACTCGCGCAAATCGCCGAGCGCTCGGGTCTGCAGTGGGTCAACTCCGATGCAGAGCGCATTGCACAGGCCCGCGCCGCCATTGCGGCCGAGCCGAAGCCGGTGCATGTGCCGCGCGAACGCCCCCCTGCAATCACGCTCGACGAAGGTCCGCTGGTGCTGGTTGAAACCCGCCGGGAACTCAGCGCGATGACACTGCCTTTCGAGAAGGCATCGACCGACGCGCAAGGCGTGAACTGA
- a CDS encoding Rieske (2Fe-2S) protein, producing MSEEQPIPLCNASELVEGSRAVPFDVVYGGETCRAFAVRFEGQPHAYLNRCSHVAMEMDFQPDRFFDDSGQWLLCATHGAVYKPDTGECAGGPCRGGLVKIALSERDGVVHWHTAWNLHPLTF from the coding sequence ATGAGCGAAGAACAGCCCATTCCCCTTTGCAACGCCTCCGAATTGGTCGAAGGCAGCCGGGCCGTGCCGTTCGATGTGGTCTACGGCGGCGAGACCTGCCGCGCCTTCGCGGTGCGCTTCGAAGGGCAGCCGCACGCTTACCTGAACCGATGCAGCCACGTGGCCATGGAGATGGATTTCCAGCCCGACCGCTTCTTTGACGACAGCGGCCAGTGGCTGCTCTGCGCCACCCATGGCGCGGTCTACAAACCGGACACGGGCGAATGCGCCGGCGGCCCGTGCCGTGGCGGCCTGGTGAAGATCGCCCTCAGCGAACGTGACGGCGTGGTGCACTGGCATACTGCCTGGAACCTCCATCCCCTGACCTTTTGA
- a CDS encoding S49 family peptidase, with protein sequence MTDPNRTEPEGFDPFEPATPIASSQGAPKNMAKDPTQRPGWERATLEKLAFASLNEQKAARRWKTFTRLSWLAFFIFLVWLAMSRSTPSTAKTTAHTAVVEIKGEIANGGDASAEFVIAAMKTAFEDEGAKGIVLLINSPGGSPVQAGIISDEIKRLKAKHKKPVYAVVEETCASAAYYIAAATDKIYVDKASIVGSIGVLMDGFGFTGVMEKVGVERRLLTAGDNKGFLDPFSPMSDAQRAHAQAMLNQIHQQFINVVKSGRGDRLKLDTPGLFSGLFWSGEQAVEFGLADQLGNVDYVAREVIKAEEVTDYTRRDNVAEKLAKKFGAAMGDATVRSLQSAAPALR encoded by the coding sequence ATGACCGACCCGAACCGCACGGAACCTGAAGGTTTTGATCCTTTTGAGCCGGCCACGCCCATTGCGTCTTCTCAAGGCGCGCCGAAAAACATGGCCAAAGACCCCACGCAGCGCCCCGGGTGGGAGCGCGCAACGCTCGAAAAGCTCGCCTTCGCTTCCCTGAACGAGCAGAAGGCCGCGCGCCGCTGGAAAACCTTTACGCGTCTTTCGTGGCTCGCCTTCTTCATCTTCCTGGTCTGGCTGGCCATGTCGCGCAGCACGCCGAGCACCGCCAAGACCACGGCCCACACGGCGGTCGTCGAAATCAAGGGCGAAATTGCCAATGGCGGCGACGCCAGCGCCGAATTCGTCATTGCCGCAATGAAGACCGCCTTCGAGGACGAGGGCGCCAAGGGCATCGTGCTGCTCATCAATTCGCCGGGCGGAAGCCCCGTGCAGGCCGGCATCATCAGCGACGAGATCAAGCGCCTGAAGGCCAAGCACAAGAAGCCGGTGTACGCCGTGGTCGAAGAAACCTGCGCTTCCGCGGCCTATTACATTGCCGCCGCCACCGACAAGATCTACGTCGACAAGGCCAGCATCGTCGGCAGCATCGGCGTGCTGATGGACGGTTTCGGGTTTACCGGCGTGATGGAAAAGGTCGGCGTCGAGCGCCGTCTGCTGACGGCCGGAGACAACAAGGGCTTTCTCGACCCGTTCAGTCCCATGAGCGATGCGCAACGCGCGCATGCGCAGGCCATGCTGAACCAGATTCACCAGCAGTTCATCAACGTGGTGAAAAGCGGGCGCGGCGACCGCCTCAAGCTCGACACCCCGGGCCTCTTCAGCGGGCTGTTCTGGAGCGGCGAACAAGCCGTCGAGTTCGGCCTGGCGGACCAACTGGGCAATGTCGACTACGTGGCGCGCGAAGTCATCAAGGCCGAAGAGGTGACCGACTACACCCGCCGCGACAACGTGGCCGAGAAGCTCGCGAAGAAATTCGGCGCCGCCATGGGCGACGCCACGGTGCGCTCGCTGCAGTCTGCCGCCCCGGCGCTGCGCTAG
- a CDS encoding HAD family hydrolase translates to MTDSSRPLRFDLIAFDWDGTLYDSTRLIVRCIQAAVVDVGGAKPSENDAAWVIGLGLAEALARAAPDVPKEKYAELGARYRYHYLQHQDDLVLFDGVLQMIDALRARGHKLAVATGKSRRGLNEALKTVALRDRFDASRTADETFGKPHPRMLLELMEELEVPAERTLMIGDTTHDLQLALNAGCASVGVSYGAHEPESFDALKPLFVAHSVASLEAWLLDNA, encoded by the coding sequence ATGACTGATTCTTCCCGACCCCTGCGCTTCGACCTGATCGCCTTCGATTGGGACGGCACGCTTTATGACTCCACCCGGCTCATCGTGCGCTGCATTCAAGCGGCCGTGGTTGATGTCGGCGGCGCCAAGCCCAGCGAGAACGACGCTGCCTGGGTCATCGGCCTGGGCCTGGCCGAGGCCCTGGCGCGTGCAGCGCCCGATGTGCCGAAGGAAAAATACGCCGAACTCGGCGCGCGCTACCGCTATCACTATCTGCAGCACCAGGACGACCTGGTGCTGTTCGACGGCGTGCTGCAGATGATCGATGCCCTGCGTGCGCGCGGCCACAAGCTGGCCGTAGCCACGGGCAAATCGCGGCGTGGGCTGAATGAGGCACTGAAGACGGTCGCGCTGCGCGACCGCTTCGACGCTTCGCGCACCGCCGACGAGACATTCGGCAAGCCGCACCCGCGCATGCTGCTGGAGCTCATGGAAGAGCTCGAGGTGCCGGCCGAACGCACCCTGATGATCGGCGACACCACGCACGACCTGCAGCTGGCGCTCAACGCCGGCTGCGCCAGCGTGGGCGTGAGCTACGGCGCGCACGAGCCCGAAAGCTTCGACGCGCTGAAGCCGCTGTTCGTAGCCCACTCGGTGGCCAGCCTCGAGGCATGGCTCCTGGACAACGCCTGA
- a CDS encoding RluA family pseudouridine synthase, translated as MKNIIGAKRSPAAAPNPAVPDPAAQKAAVDAAAPHASIKFITVDAESAGQRLDNFLFRHLKGVPKTHVYRIIRSGEVRINKGRAQAETRIEAGDVLRLPPVRISPRAEEGAAPPAPAREFPVLLEDDAVLAIDKPAGVAVHGGSGVSFGVIEQLRTARPAAKFLELVHRLDRETSGILLVAKKRSALVALQDQFRDRETGKTYLALVEGAWPANKKVLDAPLAKYLLPGDGAGAGERRVRVVAKDHPDAMRAVTLVRVLARLTLPGDATPLSLLAVTIKTGRTHQIRVHLASAGHPIAGDDKYGAFERQRALQKLGLKRMFLHAWRLQFSHPATGERVALQAGLPHELHGLMPPQALEALAQHPTPTAND; from the coding sequence GTGAAAAACATTATAGGTGCGAAGCGAAGCCCCGCGGCCGCTCCAAATCCCGCAGTTCCGGATCCCGCGGCCCAAAAGGCTGCGGTGGACGCCGCGGCGCCGCACGCGTCCATCAAATTCATTACCGTGGATGCGGAATCCGCGGGCCAGCGGCTCGACAACTTCCTGTTCCGCCACCTGAAGGGCGTGCCCAAGACGCATGTCTACCGGATCATCCGGTCGGGCGAGGTGCGCATCAACAAGGGCCGGGCGCAGGCCGAAACCCGCATCGAGGCCGGCGACGTGCTGCGGCTGCCGCCTGTGCGCATATCGCCGCGCGCCGAAGAGGGCGCCGCGCCGCCCGCGCCGGCGCGCGAGTTTCCGGTGCTGCTGGAGGACGACGCGGTGCTGGCCATCGACAAGCCCGCCGGCGTGGCGGTGCACGGCGGCAGCGGCGTGAGCTTTGGCGTGATCGAGCAATTGCGTACCGCGCGGCCGGCCGCCAAGTTCCTGGAGCTGGTGCACCGGCTCGACCGCGAGACCTCGGGCATCCTGCTGGTGGCCAAGAAGCGTAGCGCGCTTGTGGCGCTGCAAGACCAGTTCCGCGACCGGGAAACCGGCAAGACCTATCTTGCGCTGGTCGAGGGCGCCTGGCCCGCCAACAAGAAGGTGCTCGATGCGCCGCTTGCCAAATATCTGCTGCCGGGCGATGGCGCCGGTGCGGGCGAGCGCCGCGTGCGCGTGGTCGCCAAGGACCATCCTGATGCGATGCGCGCCGTCACGCTGGTGCGCGTGCTGGCGCGGCTCACGCTGCCGGGCGATGCCACGCCGCTGTCATTGCTCGCCGTCACCATCAAGACCGGCCGCACCCATCAGATTCGCGTGCATCTTGCTTCGGCCGGCCACCCGATTGCGGGCGACGACAAGTACGGCGCCTTCGAGCGCCAGCGCGCGCTGCAAAAACTGGGCCTCAAGCGCATGTTCCTGCACGCCTGGCGCTTGCAGTTCAGCCACCCCGCAACCGGCGAGCGCGTGGCGCTGCAGGCCGGCCTGCCGCATGAACTGCACGGTTTGATGCCGCCGCAGGCGCTCGAGGCGCTCGCCCAACATCCCACTCCCACGGCCAATGACTGA
- a CDS encoding heme biosynthesis protein HemY, translated as MRAALWLLALFAIAAAVALFAGNNQGTITVFWPPWRVDLSLNLVLVILLGAFALLHLALRGLAALFSLPTQARQWRLQQKERTLHSALLDAMVQLLSGRFSRARKAAQAALVQEKTLAALGANLPQAQQVRVISHLLAAESAQALQDRPARDAHLQQALNESVDRTVLASPETREGVQLRAARWAIEDHDPAGALARLEELPQGVQRRTLALRIRLKAARQDRRTLEALETARLLAKHRAFSDAAAQSIVRGLATELLGGAHDPAQLLRAWGELDVAEREMPEVAIHAAQRMVALRGDLALARGWLLPAWERMVSQPRGLSDALRVRLARALEAGLDSVDADWLARIETAQRNNPSDPNLQYLAGMACMKRQLWGKAQQLLMQAGMGLQDTDLYRRAWLALAELAEARGDAEQAAAAWKRAAQAEKA; from the coding sequence ATGAGAGCAGCCCTCTGGCTTCTGGCGCTGTTCGCCATCGCCGCGGCGGTGGCGCTGTTCGCCGGCAACAACCAGGGCACGATCACCGTGTTCTGGCCGCCGTGGCGCGTGGACCTTTCGCTGAACCTGGTGCTGGTGATCCTGCTGGGCGCCTTCGCGCTGCTGCACCTTGCGCTGCGGGGCTTGGCGGCGCTGTTCTCTCTTCCGACCCAGGCACGCCAGTGGCGGCTGCAGCAGAAGGAACGCACGCTGCATTCGGCTTTGCTCGATGCCATGGTGCAGCTGCTCTCAGGCCGCTTCTCGCGCGCACGCAAGGCCGCACAAGCCGCGCTGGTGCAAGAGAAAACGCTGGCAGCGCTGGGCGCCAACCTGCCGCAAGCGCAGCAGGTCCGCGTGATCTCGCATTTGCTGGCCGCCGAGAGCGCACAGGCATTGCAAGACCGCCCGGCGCGCGATGCCCATCTGCAGCAAGCCCTCAATGAAAGCGTCGATCGGACCGTGCTTGCAAGCCCCGAGACGCGCGAGGGCGTGCAGCTGCGCGCCGCACGCTGGGCGATCGAAGACCACGACCCCGCAGGCGCACTGGCCCGGCTCGAAGAGCTTCCGCAAGGCGTGCAGCGGCGAACGCTTGCGCTGCGCATTCGCCTGAAGGCGGCCCGCCAGGACCGGCGCACTTTGGAAGCGCTGGAAACCGCGCGCCTGCTCGCGAAGCACCGTGCCTTTTCCGACGCGGCGGCGCAGAGCATCGTGCGCGGCCTGGCCACCGAACTGCTGGGCGGCGCGCACGACCCGGCGCAATTGCTCCGCGCCTGGGGCGAGCTCGACGTTGCCGAGCGCGAAATGCCCGAAGTGGCGATTCATGCCGCCCAGCGCATGGTGGCCTTGCGCGGCGACCTGGCGCTGGCGCGCGGCTGGCTGCTGCCGGCCTGGGAGCGCATGGTGTCGCAGCCGCGCGGCCTCAGCGATGCGTTGCGCGTCAGGTTGGCGCGCGCGCTCGAGGCGGGGCTCGATTCGGTGGATGCCGATTGGCTCGCCCGCATCGAGACGGCGCAACGCAACAACCCGAGCGACCCCAATCTGCAATACCTGGCCGGCATGGCCTGCATGAAACGGCAACTGTGGGGCAAAGCCCAGCAGCTGCTCATGCAGGCCGGCATGGGCTTGCAGGACACGGACCTTTATCGCCGTGCATGGCTCGCGCTAGCCGAACTGGCCGAGGCTCGCGGAGACGCGGAGCAGGCCGCTGCAGCGTGGAAGCGCGCGGCCCAGGCGGAGAAGGCCTGA